From the Streptomyces sp. Sge12 genome, the window GCACGGGGGCACGGGGGCACGGGGGCACGGGGGCACGGGGGTACGGGGGTACGCACAAGGCCCCGCACCCTGGACGGGTGCGGGGCCTTCGGGGCTCGGGAACTCAGCCCTGCCAGCTGTGCGGGGCGCGGAAGCCGGGCGTGCGCTCCAGGCGGCGCCAGCCGGCCTGGCGGGGCACGCTGACCGGGGTCTCCTCGGGCGTGGCGGCCGCGCGGGCGAGCAGGATCGCGGTGATCGCGGCCAGCTCCTCGGGGGCGGCGTTGCCCTTTTCGACGCGCAGCAGGGTGTCAGTGGCGGTGGTCATGTGGTGGCAGGTCTCCTTCGCGGTTACTGCGGCGGGTTGCCGTGCTTGCGGGACGGCAGATCGGCGTGCTTGTTGCGGAGCATCGCGAGGGCGCTGACGAGCACCTCGCGGGTCTCGGCGGGGTCGATGACGTCGTCGACGAGGCCGCGCTCGGCCGCGTAGTACGGGTGCATCAGTTCGGCCTTGTACTCCTTGACCATGCGGACGCGCATGGCCTCGGGGTCCTCGGCGTCCGCGATCTGCTTGCGGAAGATGACGTTGGCCGCGCCCTCGGCGCCCATCACCGCGATCTCGTTGGTCGGCCAGGCGTAGGTGATGTCGGCGCCGATGGACTGGGAGTCCATGACGATGTACGCGCCGCCGTAGGCCTTGCGCAGGATCAGCGAGATCCGCGGGACGGTGGCGTTGCAGTACGCGTACAGCAGCTTGGCGCCGTGGCGGATGATGCCGCCGTGCTCCTGGTCGACACCGGGCAGGAAGCCGGGGACGTCGAGCAGGGTGATGATCGGGATGTTGAAGGCGTCGCACATCTGCACGAAGCGTGCGGCCTTTTCGGAGGCCTCGATGTCCAGGACACCGGCCAGGTGGCCGGGCTGGTTGGCGACGATGCCGACGACCTGACCGTTCATCCGGGCCAGGGCGCAGATGATGTTGCGGGCCCAGCGCTCGTGGATCTCCAGGACGTCGCCCTCGTCGACGAGCTCCTCGATGACCTTGAGCATGTCGTACGGGCGGTTGCCGTCGGCGGGCACCAGGTCCAGCAGGACCTCGCTGCGCCGGTCGGCGGGGTCGCTCGTCTCGTGGACGGGCGGGTTCTCGCGGTTGTTGGAGGGCAGCATCGAGATGAGGTAGCGGACCTCGGAGATGCAGGTCTCCTCGTCGTCGTACGCGAAGTGCGCGACGCCGGAGGTC encodes:
- a CDS encoding acyl-CoA carboxylase subunit epsilon, with amino-acid sequence MTTATDTLLRVEKGNAAPEELAAITAILLARAAATPEETPVSVPRQAGWRRLERTPGFRAPHSWQG
- a CDS encoding acyl-CoA carboxylase subunit beta, which gives rise to MTVVDQTPSEPTDARGRVAELHSLREQARRGPSDRATETQHAKGKLTARERIALLLDEGSFREVEQLRRHRATGFGLENKKPYTDGVITGWGTVEGRTVFVYAHDFRIFGGALGEAHATKIHKIMDMAIAAGAPLVSLNDGAGARIQEGVSALAGYGGIFQRNTKASGVIPQISVMLGPCAGGAAYSPALTDFVFMVRDTSQMFITGPDVVRAVTGEEITQNGLGGADVHAETSGVAHFAYDDEETCISEVRYLISMLPSNNRENPPVHETSDPADRRSEVLLDLVPADGNRPYDMLKVIEELVDEGDVLEIHERWARNIICALARMNGQVVGIVANQPGHLAGVLDIEASEKAARFVQMCDAFNIPIITLLDVPGFLPGVDQEHGGIIRHGAKLLYAYCNATVPRISLILRKAYGGAYIVMDSQSIGADITYAWPTNEIAVMGAEGAANVIFRKQIADAEDPEAMRVRMVKEYKAELMHPYYAAERGLVDDVIDPAETREVLVSALAMLRNKHADLPSRKHGNPPQ